Proteins encoded by one window of Octopus bimaculoides isolate UCB-OBI-ISO-001 chromosome 4, ASM119413v2, whole genome shotgun sequence:
- the LOC106881728 gene encoding solute carrier organic anion transporter family member 2A1 isoform X1 yields the protein MKIASEISHLLSSKPARRKCCLPLDEEEPFFHSCASMVVFTSFLGLNSLLLLSVNIYTASQITTLEKHFNLRSSHIGFLFIANQIGSILSLAVFIYMSKDLHRPTFLAFSGIFSGIGFLICALPYFITPVPKHNSKHSTNLISTLSSTLNNSRVPCSHEYDQQSKHANIAGYYIMLAAMIFIGICRGPTEPISTVHIDDNVPPVSFSCYMSIAGPLSVVSSSLVSILGSFVSRVYITLQATTLKPSDAEWVGAWWLGFVILGIMIIFFSLPLIIYPRQNPYECTKSIPLKGK from the exons ATGAAGATTGCAAGTGAGATCAGTCATTTACTCTCATCAAAACCAGCACGCAGAAAATGCTGCCTTCCGTTGGACGAAGAAGAGCCTTTTTTTCACTCATGTGCGAGTATGGTG gTTTTCACTTCCTTCCTCGGTCTGAATTCTTTGCTTTTACTTTCGGTGAACATATATACAGCATCACAAATTACAACTTTAGAAAAGCACTTCAATTTACGAAGTTCGCatattggttttcttttcatCGCTAATCAAATTGGATCTATCCTATCCCTAgcagtgtttatatacatgtctaaAGACTTACACCGACCAACATTTTTAGCGTTCAGTGGCATCTTTTCCGGAATTGGATTTTTAATATGCGCTCTGCCATATTTCATTACGCCTGTTCCAAAACATAACTCCAAGCATAGCACAA atcttATTTCAACTCTGTCCTCTACACTAAACAACTCTCGTGTTCCCTGTAGTCATGAATACGATCAACAATCAAAACATGCCAATATAGCGGGCTATTACATCATGTTGGCTGCAATGATATTCATTGGCATATGTAGGGGACCTACAGAACCAATATCAACCGTACATATTGATGACAATGTGCCTCCTGTTTCCTTCAGTTGTTACATGA GCATAGCAGGTCCGTTATCAGTCGTTAGTTCATCATTAGTATCCATCCTAGGAAGTTTTGTAAGCAGAGTGTATATTACCTTGCAAG caACAACGCTTAAACCGAGCGACGCAGAATGGGTTGGAGCCTGGTGGCTTGGTTTCGTCATTTTAGGGATCATGATCATATTCTTCTCACTTCCGTTGATCATATACCCACGCCAGAATCCTTATGAATGCACCAAATCTATCCCACTGAAGGGTAAATAG
- the LOC106881728 gene encoding solute carrier organic anion transporter family member 2A1 isoform X2: protein MSKDLHRPTFLAFSGIFSGIGFLICALPYFITPVPKHNSKHSTNLISTLSSTLNNSRVPCSHEYDQQSKHANIAGYYIMLAAMIFIGICRGPTEPISTVHIDDNVPPVSFSCYMSIAGPLSVVSSSLVSILGSFVSRVYITLQATTLKPSDAEWVGAWWLGFVILGIMIIFFSLPLIIYPRQNPYECTKSIPLKGK from the exons atgtctaaAGACTTACACCGACCAACATTTTTAGCGTTCAGTGGCATCTTTTCCGGAATTGGATTTTTAATATGCGCTCTGCCATATTTCATTACGCCTGTTCCAAAACATAACTCCAAGCATAGCACAA atcttATTTCAACTCTGTCCTCTACACTAAACAACTCTCGTGTTCCCTGTAGTCATGAATACGATCAACAATCAAAACATGCCAATATAGCGGGCTATTACATCATGTTGGCTGCAATGATATTCATTGGCATATGTAGGGGACCTACAGAACCAATATCAACCGTACATATTGATGACAATGTGCCTCCTGTTTCCTTCAGTTGTTACATGA GCATAGCAGGTCCGTTATCAGTCGTTAGTTCATCATTAGTATCCATCCTAGGAAGTTTTGTAAGCAGAGTGTATATTACCTTGCAAG caACAACGCTTAAACCGAGCGACGCAGAATGGGTTGGAGCCTGGTGGCTTGGTTTCGTCATTTTAGGGATCATGATCATATTCTTCTCACTTCCGTTGATCATATACCCACGCCAGAATCCTTATGAATGCACCAAATCTATCCCACTGAAGGGTAAATAG